GTTCGAGAGATTTTGCAATCAGAACTTGGACCGATTCGAATCGGGAATAATATCACGGATTATGCTTGGGATGGACGGGATGAGTTTGGCGATCAATTAGCTAATGGTGTCTACATTTATCGGGTATTGGTGCGAAAAAGCGGACAATTCATCGAACATCGGCCTACCTCTGGTGATCGTGGATTTACCAAGGGTTATGGGAAGATGTATTTACTCCGATAGTCTGGATTTACGAAACTGCCTGTAAATTCCATAACCGCTAAGAATCACCAAGCTGAATCCTATCGCCAGATGTAGGGGGGAATTTATAGATTCTTTGGCTCCCAAAAATGAGGTAGCAATCTTTCCAGTTGCAAATGCTATCCAAGTTCTTGGGAGCATCCCAAGTAATCCAACAGTCAAGATACTTCTAAGCCGCACCTTAAGACTGGCGAAAATAAAATTTGAAATCGCAAATGGAATGATTGGGCTGATCCGAACAAAGAAAATCAGGTTTCCAGGGTGGTTCATCCGTTCCGATAGCTCTCTTTCCAGCTTGGGGTATTTCTCATAAAATGAATCCAGGAAACTTGGGTTTAATTTCCTTCCTATTTGATAGCCAATTACGGTAGCAATCAGGTATCCGATCACTAAGGGTAAAAATCCGGCCCAACCCAAGAAAAAACCACAGCAAATCGCAGTTAGCGTTGTTGGAAGTAGCGCAAGACCGAGGATTATTCCGATCAGGAAGGTGAATATCCCGTAATCTAGAAGCGTTTCTGGATTTATTTTTTCAAGCCAAAAATAGTTTCCAACCAAAATTAATGAGCCGATTGCAGGCATTCCGCTTACCCAGATCCAGCCCAATCCGCCTTTAATATTCTCTTGGAAGTAGTCTTTTATAAGCTTGAAAAACCTACCTTTTTTAGTCATCTTTGGCCCGTTCAAGTGGGCAAGATTAGCAACTTAATTAACTAATTCACTCCTGAAGAGGTGATTTTTTTGCTGGTAGTATGCTCAAGATTGATTAACTATTAAATATCCTACCTCATGAAATTTGGTACGAAGGCTATCCATGCTGGTGTCAGTCCTGACCCCTCCACCGGGGCAATAATGACCCCAATCTTCCAGACATCTACCTATGTTCAAAAGTCACCCGGAGATCATCTAGGATACGAATACAGTAGAACTCACAATCCCACTCGAACAGCCTTACAGCAAAGTTTGGCCGCTCTTGAGAATGGCAAACATGGTATTTGCTTTTCCTCTGGATTGGGAGCCATCGATGCGGTTATAAAACTTTTCAATCCTGGAGATGAAATCATTTCGACAAATGATCTTTATGGAGGAACGTACCGATTATTTACCAAGGTTTTTGAGAGATATGGGATCAAATTCCATTTCGTTTCGATGGCTGAGCCTGAGAGTTTGGAGGCTTATGTCAATGAGAATACCAAGATGGTTTGGGTGGAGACTCCGACCAACCCCATGATGAATATCATTGATATCGAACGGGTCGCTAAGTTTACCCAATCCAAAGGCCTATTGCTGGCAGTTGATAACACGTTTGCCTCCCCTTATCTTCAGAATCC
Above is a window of Algoriphagus sanaruensis DNA encoding:
- a CDS encoding TVP38/TMEM64 family protein: MTKKGRFFKLIKDYFQENIKGGLGWIWVSGMPAIGSLILVGNYFWLEKINPETLLDYGIFTFLIGIILGLALLPTTLTAICCGFFLGWAGFLPLVIGYLIATVIGYQIGRKLNPSFLDSFYEKYPKLERELSERMNHPGNLIFFVRISPIIPFAISNFIFASLKVRLRSILTVGLLGMLPRTWIAFATGKIATSFLGAKESINSPLHLAIGFSLVILSGYGIYRQFRKSRLSE